The proteins below come from a single Asanoa ferruginea genomic window:
- the katG gene encoding catalase/peroxidase HPI — protein MSDTQDNAAAGCPVAHDSATAQGSESENPAIDAPTPKTGGRPHTNRDWWPNQLDLSVLHAHSPKGNPLGDDFSYAKEFAKLDVEALKQDITDVLTTSQDWWPADFGHYGGLMIRMSWHAAGTYRIQDGRGGAGDGGQRFAPLNSWPDNANLDKARRLLWPVKQKYGQQISWADLLVLAGNVALESMGFETFGFGFGRVDVWEPEEIFWGPEDTWLGERYVSDTEMADNVGATEMGLIYVNPEGPRGNANPAAAAHFIRETFGRMAMNDEETVALIAGGHTFGKTHGAGPADNHVAAEPEGAPLEAQGLGWLSSYASGKGADTITSGLEVTWTDAPTRWSNRFFEILFAYEWELTTSPGGAKQWVAKDAEAIIPDAYDPAKKHRPTMLTTDLSLRVDPAYERISRRFLEHPEEFALAFAKAWYKLLHRDMGPVSRFLGPWVAEPQLWQDPVPAADSTLVGDADVATLKSMVLESGLTTAQLVSTAWASAASYRSTDKRGGANGARLRLEPQRGWEVNQPEQLATVLTTLEGIQRKFNDAGGAKISLADLIVLAGTAAVEKAARDAGVEVTVPFRAGRTDASQEQTDVESFAVLEPRADGFRNYLRAGEKTQPEVLLVDRAYMLNLTAPEMTVLIGGLRSLGANVGGSQHGVLTDRPGLLTNDYFANLLSPGTRWKASETEEQVYEIRDVTTDEVKWTATAVDLIFGSNSQLRALAEVYASQDAHDRFVTAFVAAWTKVMELDRFDLA, from the coding sequence ATGAGCGACACCCAGGACAACGCGGCGGCCGGCTGCCCCGTCGCGCACGACTCCGCGACCGCACAGGGCAGCGAGAGCGAAAACCCCGCGATCGACGCGCCGACCCCGAAGACCGGCGGTCGCCCGCACACCAACCGCGACTGGTGGCCCAACCAGCTCGACCTTTCGGTGCTGCACGCCCACTCGCCCAAGGGCAACCCGCTGGGCGATGACTTCAGCTACGCCAAGGAGTTCGCGAAGCTCGACGTCGAGGCCCTCAAGCAGGACATCACCGATGTGCTCACCACGTCGCAGGACTGGTGGCCGGCCGACTTCGGCCACTACGGCGGCCTGATGATCCGGATGAGCTGGCACGCCGCGGGCACCTACCGCATCCAGGACGGTCGCGGCGGTGCCGGCGACGGCGGCCAGCGGTTCGCGCCGCTCAACAGCTGGCCCGACAACGCCAACCTCGACAAGGCCCGCCGGCTGCTGTGGCCGGTCAAGCAGAAATACGGCCAGCAGATCTCCTGGGCCGACCTGCTGGTGCTGGCCGGCAACGTCGCCCTGGAGTCGATGGGCTTCGAGACCTTCGGCTTCGGCTTCGGTCGCGTAGACGTCTGGGAGCCCGAGGAGATCTTCTGGGGTCCCGAGGACACCTGGCTGGGCGAGCGCTACGTCTCCGACACGGAGATGGCCGACAACGTCGGCGCCACCGAGATGGGCCTGATCTACGTCAACCCGGAGGGTCCCCGCGGCAACGCGAACCCGGCCGCGGCGGCCCACTTCATCCGCGAGACCTTCGGCCGGATGGCGATGAACGACGAGGAGACCGTCGCCCTGATCGCCGGTGGCCACACCTTCGGCAAGACCCACGGTGCCGGCCCCGCCGACAACCACGTGGCCGCCGAGCCCGAGGGCGCCCCGCTCGAGGCGCAGGGCCTGGGCTGGCTGAGCAGCTACGCCAGCGGCAAGGGCGCCGACACGATCACCAGTGGCCTCGAGGTCACCTGGACCGACGCGCCGACCCGGTGGAGCAACCGCTTCTTCGAGATCCTCTTCGCGTACGAGTGGGAGCTGACCACCAGCCCCGGCGGCGCGAAGCAGTGGGTCGCGAAGGACGCCGAGGCGATCATCCCGGACGCCTACGACCCGGCGAAGAAGCACCGGCCGACGATGCTGACCACCGACCTGTCGCTGCGCGTCGACCCGGCGTACGAGCGGATCTCCCGGCGTTTCCTGGAGCACCCGGAAGAGTTCGCGCTGGCGTTCGCCAAGGCCTGGTACAAGCTGCTGCACCGCGACATGGGTCCGGTCAGCCGCTTCCTCGGCCCGTGGGTCGCCGAGCCCCAGCTCTGGCAGGACCCGGTGCCGGCCGCCGACAGCACGCTCGTCGGTGACGCCGACGTCGCCACCCTGAAGTCGATGGTCCTGGAGTCGGGCCTCACCACCGCCCAGCTGGTGTCGACCGCCTGGGCGTCGGCCGCGAGCTACCGCTCCACCGACAAGCGCGGCGGCGCCAACGGCGCCCGCCTGCGCCTGGAGCCGCAGCGTGGCTGGGAGGTCAACCAGCCCGAGCAGCTCGCGACGGTCCTGACCACCCTCGAAGGCATCCAGCGCAAGTTCAACGACGCCGGCGGTGCCAAGATCTCGCTCGCCGACCTGATCGTGCTGGCCGGCACCGCGGCCGTCGAGAAGGCGGCCCGCGACGCCGGGGTCGAGGTGACCGTGCCGTTCCGCGCGGGCCGCACCGACGCCAGCCAGGAGCAGACCGACGTCGAGTCGTTCGCGGTCCTGGAGCCGCGGGCCGACGGTTTCCGCAACTACCTGCGGGCCGGCGAGAAGACCCAGCCGGAGGTGCTGCTCGTCGACCGGGCCTACATGCTCAACCTGACCGCGCCCGAGATGACCGTCCTGATCGGCGGCCTGCGCTCCCTGGGCGCCAACGTCGGCGGCAGCCAGCACGGCGTGCTCACCGACCGGCCCGGCCTGCTGACCAACGACTACTTCGCCAACCTGCTGTCACCCGGCACCCGCTGGAAGGCCTCGGAGACCGAGGAGCAGGTGTACGAG
- a CDS encoding Fur family transcriptional regulator, with translation MRSDFEARLRAVSLRVTRPRLAVLAALREHPHVDAEAMTTLVRAGDPTVSRQTVYDVLHALTDAGLVRRIQPAGATARYESRVADNHHHVVCRSCGAIADVDCAVGHAPCLTASDNHGFVVDEAEVVYWGSCPDCAADRSPQ, from the coding sequence ATGAGGTCCGACTTCGAGGCGCGCCTGCGGGCCGTCTCGTTGCGGGTCACCCGGCCCCGGCTGGCGGTGCTCGCCGCATTGCGCGAGCACCCCCACGTCGATGCCGAGGCGATGACGACCCTGGTGCGGGCCGGCGATCCCACCGTGTCCCGCCAGACCGTCTATGACGTGCTGCACGCGCTCACCGACGCCGGCCTGGTGCGCCGCATCCAGCCGGCCGGTGCGACCGCCCGCTACGAGTCGCGGGTGGCCGACAACCATCACCACGTCGTGTGCCGCTCCTGCGGTGCGATCGCCGACGTCGACTGTGCCGTCGGGCACGCCCCCTGCCTGACCGCCTCCGACAACCACGGCTTCGTGGTCGACGAGGCGGAGGTCGTGTATTGGGGCAGCTGCCCCGACTGCGCGGCCGACCGTTCCCCCCAGTGA
- a CDS encoding serine hydrolase domain-containing protein: MRLRVLPVVLAAALVATTAWVAPAQAAAPTARCVASGPARGTAAQIVGIAESVRRDLGLRAAIVRVTVGGREVVTAAIGDSMTGIPATTDMRFRTGSVGIAYLNILLLQLVDKGVVSLDQPIARWFPNLPRSTKVTLRMLGSNTSGYPDFESYRPFVQRLYADPFQNWTEQEVIDLALARNLWYEPGTNWSYSHANFVILGRILERITRTPSKQLLTRDVLNPLRLSATVINATAAIPDPVLHGYTIERGVFEDSTYWNPSWTTAHGAILTQNICDLATSARAVGAGRLISARSLRTQINPGTVGLGGPTKTCPATICVKQTVEHHYGLGVSVKNGWIQQTPSFAGYSAAQSYLPGKDIAVAVATSRGRTTTETNSAPIIAEKIGALVSSQT; the protein is encoded by the coding sequence ATGAGACTCCGGGTCCTGCCGGTAGTGCTGGCTGCCGCCCTCGTGGCCACCACCGCCTGGGTCGCGCCGGCCCAGGCTGCCGCACCGACCGCTCGATGTGTCGCGAGCGGGCCGGCGCGCGGCACGGCGGCGCAGATCGTCGGCATCGCCGAATCGGTGCGCCGGGACCTCGGCCTGCGCGCGGCCATCGTCCGGGTGACGGTCGGCGGCCGGGAGGTCGTGACGGCCGCCATCGGCGACTCGATGACCGGGATCCCCGCGACCACGGACATGCGCTTCCGGACCGGGTCGGTCGGCATCGCCTACCTCAACATCCTGTTGCTGCAACTGGTCGACAAGGGCGTCGTGTCGTTGGACCAGCCGATCGCGCGCTGGTTTCCGAACCTGCCCCGGTCAACCAAGGTCACGCTGCGCATGCTGGGCAGCAACACGTCGGGATATCCAGACTTCGAGAGCTACCGGCCGTTCGTCCAGCGGCTCTACGCCGACCCGTTCCAGAACTGGACCGAGCAGGAGGTGATCGACCTCGCCCTGGCCCGGAACCTCTGGTATGAGCCCGGCACGAACTGGAGCTACTCGCACGCCAACTTCGTCATCCTCGGCCGGATTCTCGAGCGGATCACCCGTACCCCGTCGAAGCAGTTGCTGACCCGCGACGTGCTCAACCCGCTGCGCCTCTCCGCGACCGTCATCAACGCCACCGCGGCCATCCCGGATCCGGTCCTGCACGGCTACACCATCGAGCGCGGCGTGTTCGAGGACTCGACCTACTGGAACCCGTCGTGGACCACCGCGCACGGCGCCATCCTGACCCAGAACATCTGCGATCTGGCGACCTCAGCCCGGGCCGTCGGCGCGGGCCGGCTGATCTCGGCCAGGTCGTTGCGCACCCAGATCAATCCGGGCACGGTCGGCCTCGGCGGCCCGACGAAGACCTGCCCGGCGACGATCTGCGTCAAGCAGACCGTCGAGCACCACTACGGGCTCGGCGTCAGCGTCAAGAACGGCTGGATCCAGCAGACCCCGTCGTTCGCCGGGTACTCCGCCGCGCAGAGCTACCTGCCGGGCAAGGACATCGCCGTCGCCGTCGCCACCAGCCGGGGGCGCACCACCACGGAGACGAACTCCGCCCCGATCATCGCGGAGAAGATCGGCGCACTTGTGAGCAGCCAAACTTGA
- a CDS encoding excinuclease ABC subunit UvrA, which produces MKIAPPPDTLPRAIQARGVRHNTLRDLDVDVPLWRTVVIAGVSGSGKTSLAMGTLYAEGLHRFLEGLSTYSRRRLTQAERPDVDRIDHLPPALALRQRPPVPGPRSTVGTMSEVLNVLRLIMSRLGTHRCPNGHDVKPSIATQAMEIQCPVCGATFAPPSAESFAFNSIGACPGCNGIGTRFDVDTDSLVPDPDKTIGDGAVLPWNVGGRRLSMYAAGELGVRLDVPYRKLTRKEKDFVLHGKPVKQPVVVSGRNGRQVQLNVTYDNAITAAEKSENSKYLISHTCPVCHGTRLRPEALTSRLNGRNLAQISALDLDHLVAFANELPPLMPPELSRMTTGLLGELTGAIGPLLDLGLGYLGLDRAGATLSTGERQRIELTSTVRANTTGMLYVLDEPSVGLHPSNVEGLRKTIAALAGNGNTVVIVEHDLDLIRSADWVIELGPGAGRLGGQIVAEGAPDQLQKNRKSIIGPFLDGRLAVDRPPRPLPRERATIAVRRLYNLRNVTVGFPINRLTALAGPSGAGKTALVLDSLIPAARAVLAGQELPAHVKSLTLGSIRQVVEIDATPIGLNARSTPSTYSGAFDAIRAYFGAASGRSPGHFSFNTKEGQCPTCRGIGSIDLDVQYLPDINVECPTCHGARFNDETLGVRVDGLTIADVLGLTVREAVDRYAAVPTIVRPLRPMVDVGLGYLRLGEPTPSLSGGESQRLRIAARLRNSQRNVLYVLDEPSTGLHPVDIRTLVGVFDRLLSDGATIIVIDHDLDVLAAGDHVFDMGPGGGPDGGRIVARGTPAEVAADPHSVTGPWLAAHLGGLS; this is translated from the coding sequence ATGAAGATCGCACCCCCGCCGGACACGCTGCCCCGGGCCATCCAGGCCCGGGGCGTTCGGCACAACACCCTTCGCGACCTCGATGTCGACGTCCCGCTCTGGCGTACCGTCGTGATCGCCGGGGTGTCCGGTTCGGGCAAGACGTCGCTCGCCATGGGCACGCTCTACGCCGAGGGCCTGCACCGGTTCCTGGAGGGCCTGAGCACCTACAGCCGGCGCCGGCTCACCCAGGCCGAGCGGCCGGATGTCGACCGCATCGACCACCTGCCGCCGGCGCTCGCGTTGCGGCAACGGCCGCCGGTGCCCGGGCCGCGCAGCACGGTCGGCACGATGAGCGAGGTGCTCAACGTGTTGCGGCTGATCATGTCGAGGCTCGGCACCCACCGCTGCCCCAACGGCCACGACGTCAAGCCGTCGATCGCCACGCAGGCGATGGAGATCCAGTGCCCGGTGTGCGGTGCGACGTTCGCACCGCCGAGCGCCGAGTCGTTCGCGTTCAACTCGATCGGCGCATGCCCGGGCTGCAACGGCATCGGGACAAGGTTCGACGTCGACACCGACTCGCTGGTCCCGGACCCCGACAAGACGATCGGCGACGGTGCCGTCCTGCCCTGGAACGTGGGCGGGCGCCGGCTCAGCATGTATGCCGCCGGCGAGCTCGGTGTCCGGCTGGACGTGCCCTACCGGAAGCTGACCCGAAAGGAGAAAGACTTCGTGCTGCACGGCAAGCCGGTCAAGCAGCCCGTCGTCGTCTCCGGGCGCAACGGGCGGCAGGTGCAGCTCAACGTCACCTACGACAACGCGATCACCGCGGCCGAGAAGTCGGAGAACAGCAAATATCTCATCTCGCACACCTGCCCCGTCTGCCACGGCACGCGGCTGCGCCCGGAGGCGCTGACCTCGCGGCTCAACGGCCGCAACCTGGCCCAGATCAGCGCGCTCGACCTCGACCACCTGGTCGCCTTCGCCAACGAACTGCCGCCGCTGATGCCGCCGGAGCTGAGCCGGATGACGACCGGGCTGCTCGGTGAGCTGACCGGCGCGATCGGCCCGCTGCTCGACCTCGGGCTGGGCTATCTGGGCCTGGACCGGGCGGGCGCCACCCTGTCGACCGGCGAACGGCAACGGATCGAACTGACCTCGACCGTACGCGCGAACACCACGGGCATGCTCTACGTGCTGGACGAGCCGTCGGTCGGCCTGCATCCGAGCAATGTGGAGGGTCTGCGCAAGACGATCGCCGCGTTGGCCGGGAACGGCAACACCGTCGTGATCGTGGAGCACGACCTCGACCTGATCCGCTCGGCCGACTGGGTGATCGAGTTGGGTCCGGGCGCGGGCCGGCTGGGCGGCCAGATCGTCGCGGAAGGCGCGCCCGACCAGCTCCAGAAGAACCGCAAGTCGATCATCGGGCCGTTCCTCGACGGCAGGCTGGCGGTCGACCGCCCGCCCCGCCCGCTGCCCCGCGAGCGCGCCACCATCGCCGTGCGGCGGCTCTACAACCTGCGCAACGTCACGGTCGGCTTCCCGATCAACCGGCTGACCGCGCTGGCCGGGCCGTCGGGCGCCGGCAAGACCGCGCTCGTGCTGGACAGCCTGATCCCGGCCGCCCGCGCGGTCCTGGCCGGGCAGGAGTTGCCGGCGCACGTGAAGTCGTTGACGCTCGGCTCCATCCGGCAGGTCGTCGAGATCGACGCGACCCCGATCGGGCTCAACGCGCGGTCGACGCCGAGCACCTACTCGGGCGCGTTCGACGCCATCCGGGCGTATTTCGGCGCCGCGTCGGGTCGTTCGCCCGGGCACTTCTCGTTCAACACCAAGGAAGGCCAGTGCCCCACCTGCCGCGGGATCGGCTCCATCGACCTGGACGTGCAGTATCTGCCCGACATCAACGTCGAATGCCCGACCTGTCACGGAGCGAGATTCAACGACGAGACACTCGGGGTACGGGTCGACGGGCTCACGATCGCCGACGTGCTCGGGCTGACCGTGCGGGAGGCGGTGGACCGCTACGCGGCGGTGCCCACCATCGTCCGGCCGTTGCGGCCCATGGTCGACGTCGGGCTGGGCTATCTGCGCCTGGGCGAGCCGACGCCGTCACTGTCGGGTGGTGAGTCGCAGCGGCTGCGGATCGCGGCGCGGTTGCGCAACAGCCAACGCAACGTCCTCTATGTACTCGACGAGCCGTCGACGGGGCTGCACCCGGTGGACATCCGTACCCTCGTCGGTGTCTTCGACCGGCTCCTGTCCGACGGGGCGACGATCATCGTGATCGACCACGACCTCGACGTGCTCGCCGCCGGGGACCACGTGTTCGACATGGGGCCAGGCGGCGGACCGGACGGCGGCCGCATCGTCGCCCGCGGCACGCCGGCCGAGGTCGCGGCCGACCCGCACAGCGTCACCGGCCCGTGGTTGGCGGCCCATTTGGGTGGTTTGTCGTAA
- a CDS encoding DUF899 family protein, with the protein MTPQVVDRATWLQERAALLVREKAHTRAGDAIAAARRRLPMVEVDPTVELIGANGPTPLHDIFEGRDQLLVCKHMWHRGQGFAGQCRGCTATVWNFQDATYLEGRGVTFAVWCQGPYAEFAPYREFMGYRVPWYSVDGIDVPGISDGWITTYLRVGDRIFQTYETDGRGCEVMMPALQLLDLTVYGRQEEWEDSPEGWPQDETQSWFVRDGRPIPQWTRLMSGSAEVGADCG; encoded by the coding sequence ATGACACCGCAGGTTGTCGACCGCGCGACCTGGTTGCAGGAACGGGCCGCCCTGCTGGTCCGGGAGAAGGCGCACACCCGCGCGGGCGACGCGATCGCCGCCGCGCGGCGCAGGCTGCCGATGGTCGAGGTGGACCCGACCGTCGAACTGATCGGCGCGAACGGCCCGACCCCGTTGCACGACATCTTCGAGGGCCGCGACCAGCTTCTGGTCTGCAAGCACATGTGGCACCGCGGCCAGGGTTTCGCCGGCCAGTGCCGGGGCTGCACCGCGACGGTGTGGAACTTCCAGGACGCCACCTACCTCGAGGGCCGGGGCGTGACGTTCGCCGTCTGGTGCCAGGGGCCCTATGCCGAGTTCGCGCCCTACCGGGAGTTCATGGGCTATCGCGTGCCCTGGTATTCCGTCGACGGCATCGACGTGCCGGGCATCTCCGACGGCTGGATCACGACCTACCTGCGGGTCGGGGACCGGATCTTCCAGACGTACGAGACCGATGGGCGCGGTTGTGAGGTGATGATGCCCGCGCTCCAGTTGCTCGACCTGACCGTCTACGGCCGGCAGGAGGAATGGGAGGACTCGCCCGAAGGGTGGCCGCAGGACGAGACCCAGAGCTGGTTCGTCCGGGACGGGCGGCCGATCCCCCAGTGGACCCGGCTAATGTCCGGTTCGGCTGAGGTCGGCGCCGATTGCGGCTAG
- a CDS encoding sigma-70 family RNA polymerase sigma factor: MTWLAAAFDDHRQELRAHCYRLAGNVADADELTQETFLRAWRARDRFEGRASVRTWLYRIATNVFLDSRKAAERRTAPVGDILEWSTRIGPYPDVASGVAAGELVELALIAALMHLPPRQRAAFVLRDISGWTPAEVADALGVAVPAANSLIQRARHTVRLHAPADPRDWRRPELTAEDEAILRRYADASDAESIRILLADDVRITMPPDPPVVGIDAVTAFLARPLDWRTFPARANGRPAQVNYLREPGGARYEGLVVDVFADRRRAHRGDQRLRRGGTRRGVRDARLPRPGGTPVIDQLRYDERRNEGATHGYADQSPHHPDRWRGCRRRAGGAGRRAGRLAHPRRIHPQRDRARRR; this comes from the coding sequence GTGACCTGGCTCGCGGCGGCCTTCGACGACCATCGGCAGGAGTTGCGCGCGCACTGCTACCGGCTCGCCGGCAACGTGGCCGACGCCGACGAGTTGACGCAGGAGACCTTCCTGCGCGCGTGGCGGGCCCGCGACCGGTTCGAGGGGCGCGCCTCGGTGCGCACCTGGCTCTACCGGATCGCCACCAACGTCTTCCTCGACAGCCGCAAGGCCGCCGAGCGGCGCACGGCACCGGTGGGCGACATCCTCGAGTGGAGCACCAGAATCGGGCCCTACCCCGACGTCGCCTCGGGCGTCGCGGCCGGCGAGTTGGTCGAGCTCGCGCTGATCGCCGCCCTGATGCATCTGCCGCCGCGGCAGCGGGCCGCGTTCGTGTTGCGCGACATCAGCGGCTGGACGCCCGCGGAGGTCGCCGACGCCCTCGGCGTGGCCGTCCCCGCCGCCAACAGCCTGATCCAGCGCGCCCGTCACACCGTGCGGCTGCACGCGCCCGCCGATCCTCGAGACTGGCGTCGCCCGGAGCTGACCGCCGAAGACGAGGCGATCCTGCGCCGCTACGCGGACGCGTCCGACGCCGAGTCGATCCGCATCCTGCTCGCCGACGACGTGCGGATCACCATGCCGCCCGACCCGCCGGTCGTGGGCATCGACGCGGTGACCGCGTTCCTCGCCCGGCCGCTGGATTGGCGCACGTTCCCGGCCCGCGCCAATGGCCGGCCCGCCCAGGTCAACTACCTGCGCGAGCCCGGCGGCGCGCGCTACGAGGGCCTGGTGGTCGACGTTTTTGCGGATCGTCGACGGGCGCATCGCGGAGATCAACGCCTTCGTCGGGGCGGCACACGTCGCGGCGTTCGGGATGCCCGCCTCCCTCGACCCGGCGGCACACCTGTGATAGACCAACTTCGTTACGACGAACGTCGAAACGAGGGGGCAACGCATGGGTACGCCGATCAATCGCCGCACCATCCTGACCGCTGGCGCGGGTGCCGTCGCCGGGCTGGCGGTGCCGGGCGTCGCGCAGGCCGGCTCGCGCACCCGCGTCGGATTCACCCTCAACGCGACCGTGCTCGACGGCGGTGA
- a CDS encoding prolyl oligopeptidase family serine peptidase yields the protein MAVPGVAQAGSRTRVGFTLNATVLDGGEQVTSVTLDTGRLGRIDPASLTPGTFSVHAKATSPIPIAAGDQIFSEYDLDRPVTAVRLDRRGDIVLDLSFAEGQVGGGTLGYILSRGRNVQLDLVYTITQNAPLVVHGRPLTIERFTQGRLVNPEVDAFSYHTSGSGMKYRLFSPDHRGGKRPLVIWLHGGGEGASLPDNYYDNETTLRANRGALGFATAEAQRIFHGAYVVAPQSTSFWLEDGPRFAPLILEIVNDLARRHDIDRDRIYVAGCSNGGYMSLKMTTTYPRVFAASVPICGVVESLDPGGPVMITDAELAAITTPTWLVASRDDDTVPPEANTVHAHELIPGSVLSLYDHVIWNGHQFPGHWSWIYVARNDPSDHGTHIWQWMGRQRR from the coding sequence CTGGCGGTGCCGGGCGTCGCGCAGGCCGGCTCGCGCACCCGCGTCGGATTCACCCTCAACGCGACCGTGCTCGACGGCGGTGAGCAGGTCACCTCGGTCACCCTCGACACCGGGCGGCTCGGCCGGATCGACCCGGCCAGCCTGACGCCCGGCACCTTCAGCGTGCACGCGAAGGCCACCAGCCCGATCCCGATCGCCGCCGGCGACCAGATCTTCAGCGAATATGACCTCGACCGCCCGGTGACCGCAGTCCGGCTCGACCGGCGCGGCGACATCGTGCTCGATCTGAGCTTCGCCGAGGGTCAGGTCGGCGGCGGCACGCTCGGCTACATCCTGAGCCGGGGCCGCAATGTCCAGCTCGATCTGGTCTACACGATCACCCAGAACGCACCGCTGGTCGTGCACGGCCGCCCGCTGACCATCGAGCGCTTCACCCAGGGCCGGCTGGTCAACCCCGAGGTCGACGCGTTCAGCTACCACACCTCCGGCTCGGGCATGAAATACCGGCTGTTCTCACCCGACCACCGCGGCGGCAAGCGCCCGCTGGTCATCTGGCTGCACGGCGGGGGAGAGGGCGCCTCGTTGCCCGACAACTACTACGACAACGAGACCACGTTGCGCGCCAACCGCGGTGCGCTGGGCTTCGCCACGGCCGAAGCCCAGCGGATCTTCCACGGCGCCTACGTGGTGGCGCCGCAGAGCACGTCGTTCTGGCTCGAAGACGGCCCCCGCTTCGCGCCGCTCATCCTCGAGATCGTCAATGACCTCGCGCGCCGCCACGACATTGACCGCGACCGGATCTACGTGGCCGGTTGCAGCAACGGCGGCTACATGAGCCTGAAGATGACCACGACCTACCCCCGGGTGTTCGCCGCGTCGGTGCCGATCTGCGGTGTCGTCGAGTCGCTCGACCCGGGCGGCCCCGTGATGATCACCGACGCCGAGCTGGCGGCCATCACCACCCCGACCTGGTTGGTCGCCTCGCGCGACGACGACACCGTGCCGCCGGAGGCCAACACCGTGCACGCGCACGAGCTGATCCCAGGTTCGGTGCTGTCGCTCTACGACCACGTCATCTGGAACGGCCACCAGTTCCCCGGCCACTGGTCCTGGATCTACGTCGCCCGCAACGACCCGAGCGACCACGGCACCCACATCTGGCAGTGGATGGGGCGGCAACGACGGTAG
- a CDS encoding alkaline phosphatase PhoX, whose protein sequence is MPSSRRALLGAGAAGVGLAVAGAVPSLAQANPGRPRPSSNHTPFPPLVDDPAGILALPKGFSYAIVTRTGVTKLDRGQGRTPSDHDGMAVFDAGHGRYTIIQNHECDPGADHGVPHVKGTVYDPSAVDAGGCTVITTDRSGRNLGEFVAISGTVSNCAGGPTPWRTWLTCEETEDRAGDTWEEGDRSGVFLKDHGYVFEVTADGKADPRPIKCLGRYAHEAVAIGDDRTSVYLSEDADGPNGLFYRWTAPRGVKLGPGVLTRLAPNAGTLAAMAIILDDGSVLPDVAYLTSAQLGRPFPVRWVEVPERDAQSKNVREQFADNQVTRGKKFEGVWGTDEGVYVVNSYAWDEGELPTDATPHDGMVWFYHYRNQTIQLVTYFPHQPTAEDGSAAKYGDLTFDGPDNVTVTPWGSLVLAEDGAGASHVLSSFPGGPTYAIARNQLNDSEFCGPTFTADGKVLFVNMQDPGLTLAITGAWEKYLG, encoded by the coding sequence GTGCCTTCATCTCGTCGCGCCCTGCTCGGCGCCGGCGCTGCCGGGGTCGGCCTCGCCGTCGCCGGTGCCGTTCCTTCGCTGGCCCAGGCCAACCCCGGCCGGCCGCGCCCGTCTTCGAATCACACGCCGTTCCCGCCGCTCGTCGACGACCCCGCCGGCATCCTCGCGCTGCCCAAGGGATTCAGCTACGCGATCGTGACCCGGACCGGTGTCACCAAGCTCGATCGGGGCCAGGGCCGCACGCCGTCGGACCACGACGGCATGGCGGTCTTCGACGCCGGCCACGGCCGTTACACCATCATCCAGAACCACGAGTGTGACCCGGGCGCCGACCACGGCGTACCCCATGTCAAGGGCACCGTCTATGACCCCAGCGCGGTCGACGCCGGTGGCTGCACGGTGATCACGACCGACCGCTCGGGTCGCAACCTCGGCGAGTTCGTCGCCATCTCCGGCACCGTGTCCAACTGCGCCGGCGGTCCGACCCCGTGGCGGACGTGGCTGACCTGCGAGGAGACCGAAGACCGCGCCGGCGATACGTGGGAGGAGGGCGACCGGTCCGGCGTCTTCCTGAAGGACCACGGCTATGTCTTCGAGGTCACGGCCGACGGCAAGGCCGACCCGCGGCCGATCAAGTGCCTGGGCCGCTACGCCCACGAGGCGGTGGCGATCGGCGACGACCGCACCAGCGTCTACCTCTCCGAAGACGCCGACGGCCCCAACGGCCTGTTCTACCGGTGGACCGCGCCGCGCGGCGTGAAGCTCGGCCCGGGCGTGCTCACCCGCCTCGCGCCGAACGCCGGCACCCTGGCCGCCATGGCGATCATCCTGGACGACGGCTCGGTGCTGCCGGACGTCGCTTACCTGACCTCGGCCCAGCTCGGCCGCCCGTTCCCGGTGCGCTGGGTCGAGGTGCCCGAGCGCGACGCCCAGTCGAAGAACGTGCGTGAGCAGTTCGCCGACAACCAGGTGACGCGCGGCAAGAAGTTCGAGGGCGTGTGGGGCACCGACGAGGGCGTGTATGTCGTCAACTCGTATGCCTGGGACGAGGGTGAACTCCCGACCGACGCGACACCGCACGACGGCATGGTGTGGTTCTACCACTACCGCAACCAGACCATTCAGCTCGTCACCTACTTCCCGCACCAGCCGACGGCGGAGGACGGGTCGGCGGCGAAGTATGGCGACCTGACCTTCGACGGCCCCGACAACGTCACCGTCACCCCGTGGGGCAGCCTCGTGCTCGCCGAGGACGGCGCGGGTGCGTCGCACGTGCTCAGCTCGTTCCCCGGCGGCCCGACCTACGCGATCGCCCGCAACCAGCTCAACGACTCCGAGTTCTGCGGCCCGACGTTCACGGCCGACGGCAAGGTGCTCTTCGTCAACATGCAGGACCCCGGCCTGACCCTGGCCATCACCGGCGCGTGGGAGAAATACCTCGGCTGA